The genomic stretch TAGGGTACTCTTCTTTAATTTGTTTTAAGAAATTATCTTCATCAATTTTTGATACTTCTAGTTTTTCTTTTACTATCTCATATTTAGGTATTTCATTTACTAGCTCTGTTATAGTTTTTCCTGTTTTAGCCATTAATTCTAATATTAATGCTATACCCAAAAGAGAATCTCTTCCCGGAGTTACAGCAGGAACTATTATTCCTCCATTGCCTTCGCCTCCAAAGTATAATTTATTTTTTACAACATGAGAAGAAACATTTATTTCTCCTATCTTAGTACGGTCAACAGAATAGCCTTTTTCTTTTGCCAAATCATCTATCATTCTTGATGTAGATAAGTTTACTGCAGCATTTCCTTTTCCTACAAGCCATAAATATTTAGCACATAAAGCCAAAGTATACTCTTCGCTTATTATAGTGCCGTCATCAAGAACTAATGCAAGTCTGTCAGCATCTGGGTCTTGAGTAAATCCTATATTAACCTTATTTTTTTTCACTAACTCTGACAAACTCTTCATACTAGCAGCAGAAGGTTCAGCAACATGAGCAAATTTTCCAGTAAGCTCATTATTTATTGAAACCTCTTTTACTCCTAATGCTTTAAGTAGGGGAGGAGTAGCAAATAAACCTGTACCATTAACATAATCGCAGGCTACTTTAAAATTAGCTTTTTTTATTTTATCAGTATCTATCCATCTTAAAATACGTTTTATATGCTCTTCTATAGCATTATCTATTTTCTCATATGTTCCTGTTTCTAATGCTTTAACAAATCTTGAAGCCTTTTTCTCATAAAGTTTCATAAGTTCATTAACAGCTTTCTCATCTAAAAAATGTCCGCCTTTACCTATAAGTTTTAAAGCGTTCCATTCTATAGGATTATGGCTTGCAGATATCATTATTCCGCCATGTATTTTTAGTTTTTCAACCATATATAATGCTGTAGGCGTAGGTGTTATTCCTATATCTATTACATTGATACCTGATGCCATTAATGTAGAAGCAACCGCATTTAATATAGATTCTCCTGTTATTCTTGTATCTCTTGCTACTAAAACTTTTGCCTTTTTTGGAAAAAGACATGCAAATGCCGAAGTATAATCTACTATAGTTCTTATATCTAAACCATCTCCTATTATTCCTCTTATTCCTGATATGCTTGTTTTTAATGTTGGCATTTAAAACTCCTGAAAAATTATATGAATATATTATAAAATAATTAGATATAAAAGTAAAATATTTTATTTTATAATTTTTATTGATATTAGTTGGGCGTTCTATATTGAAGATTATAAATTACATTAAAATATCTTAAAAATACATCATACTATGATGATGAGTGCTGCTTAATCTGTTTATACAGTTTCGGTATTCTATTATAAGGCTTTTCATATCTGTTATATTAATATACCCGTCTGATGATACTGATACGCCTCTTACTCTGTTTAACTCTCTTTCTATAAGTTTTACATCTTTTATATTCATTAGAGTTTTTATATCATTTAATGTATATAATAAACTCACAGAATTAACATCTTCTGGAAGTATCTCTGTTTTTAGTATATAATAAAGTGTTATAAGCAGTTTTGATAATATGTCATCTACACTAAGAACCATCATTTTTAATATAGTATTTCTTATTTTTACGCTCACCATTTTTATATAGTAAAGGTTTAGCTCAGGATCATGTTCTGTAATATTTACCAATTCTTTTTTGGTTAGTACCTTTATATAAGAATCTTCTAAAGCAACAGCACAAGTTGAAAGAGGCTGATACTGTAAAACAGGCTTGTATCCGTCTATCATACTGTTTTTTGAATAAATGGCTCTTGTAACTTGCCCTAAGTTTACTATGTTATATATTCCTATTTCTCCTGATTTTATAATATAAAGTTTATTTGTGTATTCCAATTCTGTATACAAACAATATCCTTTTTTATAATAGTATACATTATCATCATTTTTTTGCGGCTCTTCTATAGGAGTTATTTCTGATAGCTTGTCTTTTACATCATCAGCATTTTCTGGAAATAGTTTTCTATATTCATTATAAAGTTTGTATGCAATATGTTTAAATCCGTTTTTATTATAAACATCTGCCATATTCATTATTTCTTCTTTTGTTCTTATATGAGAAATTTCTTTGTTTTTTGATAGCTGCATATAATATCTTCCAAGCCAAGTTTCAAACGAAGCATCTAAATTTTCAGCTATTTTTATAATTAACTCCTCATTTTTTGTTTTTATAACTTCTGCTATATCCACTTCTATAGCCTCTACATCTTCCATTGCTTTTACATTAAAGAAGTAAGGTTCATTTAATAAAATATTTACTAATCCTAAAATGTCGCCTTGTTTGAACTCTATGTTGTAGTAAAAAGTACCATATGATATGGCTTTGCCTTTTGTTATTATGTAAAATACATCTTTTGGAATTTGATCTTTAATATAAATAATAGTTGATTTTTTAAAATGAGCAGTATTATATTTGTGCATATGTTTTATCCGTAGTTATATTATTTTATTCTAATTTATTATCATTATTAGTCAATATTAGTTTTTATTTTTTATTTGCCGTATTCAATTTTTTTATGAAAATCACAGTTTACAGAATGATCATTTATTATTCCGATAGCTTCTAAGTAGCTGTATATAATAATACTTCCTACAAATTTAAATCCTTTTTTTGATAAATCTTTGCTTATAGTATCAGACAATTCATTTCTTGCAGGAAGCATACTGTCATCATCTAATTTATTATCTATTTGTTTATTATTTGTAAAAGACCATATGTATTTATCAAAACTTCCATACTCTTTTTGAACTTCTATAAATTTTTGAGCATTTACTATAAGAGCATTAATTTTTCTCTTATTTCTTATTATACCTTTATTATTTAATAGCTCTTCTATTTTTTTATCGTCATATTTAGCTATTTTTTTATAATCAAAATTATCAAATGCCTTTCTCATATTCTCACGCTTATTTAATATGCATCTCCAACTAAGACCTGCCTGCATACCTTCTAATATAAGCATTTCGAATAGTTTATTTTCATCATGGCATATTCTGCACCATTCTTCATTATGATATTTTATTTCTATATCTGTTTTAGCCCACTTGCAAATATTGTTAATATTGTTCATTTATTTTATACGTCCTAATTTTTTATTTATTCTATATTAATACTGCATTCATCATTATCTATTTTTATGTTATATAATCCTTTTTTTAAAGTAGAAGAATAATTATCCTTTTGACCGAATATATTTACTATTTTCTCTCCGTTATACTCTATAACACACCAGTTTTTTATATCGTTTATGTTAATAAAATATTCATTGCCGCTTTTGCTTATCTCTATATTTTTATAAACATAAATATCATTATTATTATCATCTCCTCTTGATGCCATAGGAGATATTCTGCTGAAATAAAGCATGTAATCTATTATCCCATCTTTTATGCTGATAACTGATTTTTTCTTTGATTCTATAAACATATTTGAATCTTCTATATTTTCCATAATAAACAAATCATTTTTTAAGCTGCTTACTTTTCTCTGAAGTTCTTCATCGGTTTGAAGAATATTTAAAAAGTTATCAGAAACTTTTATTCCATTAACATAGTTTATGATTTCTTCTTCTGTGTAATTATTTTTATCCATATATTATCCCATATTATTACAGTAAATTTTTAAAATTTTCTTTTAAATCAGTTTTAATCTTATTAATTATTTTTGTTACTGTATTGCTTGTAATATTTAAAAGTTTTGCTATAAACCCATAAGGTACATTTATTTTTATTTTGTGCAGCTTTTTTATATAATCTTGTTTTTTGCTTGCCAAATGCACAGTAAATATTCCTCTTTTATTATTTTCTTCTATCTGTGCATTAACTTTTGCTATTTTATCCTGCTGTTTTAATATATCATTATATTTATTTATATATGTTGCTCTTGCTTTTTCTATTATAGAATATGCTTCTTCATAATCTATATTAAAATATTTCATTAATGGCGATATGATAAAGTTTATAAATAATTCAAGATTATGTATAAAGAATGCTAAAGAATCTCTGCTTTTAAACTCTTTTTCTATATAATTAAATATATTTAAAGCTATTGTTTCTATATTGCCGTCATCATTATAATTTTCAATATATTCATTTATAGAGTAGGATTTTGTTTCATAAAGCACATCATGAAGAGTAATAGCCTCTCTTTCATATAATGACTTATATAAAGGAGCGTCCATTGATATTTCTTTTTTATTGTATTTTTCTTTTCTTTTTTTGAAGTCTAAAAAATTAATATAATGCGTTCTTAATGTATAGGTAAGCCAAGTAATAAATTTAGCATCAGTTTCATTGTATTTAAGTATTATATTATCTATTCTTTCAATATAATATGAATAAAACTCCAAAGCCTTTTCATGATAAGCTCCGAAAACTTTTCTAGGGTAGTTATAAATATAATTTGATAAATGTTCATTAATTTCTCTCAAAGCTATTATACTTTTTGTAGCTTTGTACTCAGAAATTTTCTTTTTTATAAACTCATCATCAATCATCTTCGTCCTCATACTTTAATATATTATAAAACATCTCTTTCATTTTCTCATCTTTTATATTTGCTTCTTTTATTACCTTATCCATCCATTCTTTATGTTCTTTAGTAGGTTCTTTACGTATATCAGATTTGTTATTTGAATTTTCAGCTGGTTTATTACTAATTTCTCCGATTCTAGTTTTTAATTCCGCTACTTCTATATTTGTTTCTTTTTTTATGTTTTTGAATATATTTGCTCTGTTCATAAATATTTCATTAGCCCATACACTATCTCTTACAGCAATAGTAAGAACTGCATTTCTAAAAAATAGAGGATAGCATATTTTGGATAAAACTTCTCCCATAATATCATTCCATTTTTGTGATATCTTGATATAGCTTGCTAAATTGATATTTTGATACAATTTATTATCAGAGTATTCTTCTAATGTATTTTTAATAGTGTGCATATACAATAATCCTAATGATATTATAATACAATAATTTTTTATATAATCAATTAATTATTAGTATTATTTTGAATATTTGTAGATGATGCAGTATTAGTTGAAATATTATTTATATTATTTGTTATAATATTATTATTTGTGATTATAGAATTAGTTATTATATTATTGGTATTGATTATGATATTGTTTGTATCTATTGTATTAGTATATATTTCGTTGGTATATATATTATCCATTTCTATTGGTTTAGCTTCAACATCTTCATCATAAGTGATATTTATATTTTGATTTGCAGATATATTTTTATTTTCTGCTGTTTCATTTACTTCAGTGTCTGTTTCAGTATTTTTTCCAGATATTCTGTTTATTATACCTTTAACTCTAACTATAGAATCTCCAAGACCTCTGTAATTAGGATTTACTTTATATGCTTCTTCGTATACATTTAAAGCAGAACTAAAATTTCTGTCTCTTTCATAAGTAGCAGCGAGATTAACCATATAAACTACATTATTAGGGCTATATACAGTTGCTTTAAGAAAAGAAGATTCTGCCTGTTTATAATCTTCTACATACAGATATAAAAGCCCTAAAAAATTATTCATATAAGCATCATTAGGGTCTAAACTTATAGAATATCTTATGGCTTCTATAGCTTTATTAGTATCCCCCAATTTATATAATGCATAACCTTTTTGAAAATGAAGTTTTGGCGAGAATCTATTAACGATTATTCCGCTTCTTGCTGTCTTAAGCATATTGGTATAATCTCTAAGATTCATATATGAGTTTGCAAGATTTTCAAAGTATTCTATTTTTAATATAGGGGAGTTTTCTATTTCATATTCAAATAGTTCAGCTGCTTTTTTATAGTTTTTAGCATTATAGTAACGGTATGCATTAGACAAATTTTTTCTATTATATTTAAATACTTCATTAGTCTGAGGGTATAATGATAATGTAATCAAAAGAAGAAGTATTAGTACTTTATTAATGTGCATCTTTTTTGAAACTTTGAAGTCTGAAATCGTTTATCATAGCATTAGCATAAGCTATAGTAGCATCATACATTTCTTCTTTAGTTTTTCCTTTAAAAAATTTGTATACTCTAGGAGACTGAACATTCAAATAGTCTGGAAGTACTATTTCTCCGTCATTGCTTGCTTTTAGGGCCAATGATTTGATATTGTTCATTTTTTCAATAAAAGCATGGAGGAAAAAACCTGATTCTTTAAGTATAAATTGTTCAGCTCTGCTTGAGTTATCTCCATTGTTTAAAGCATAAACATAGTCAGCAAATATCTGAGGGACTTTTGTTTCTCCTACAGGTATAATAAATTTTTGGAATTGATTATCATAATCTTTAATAGCAGTTTCTACAACATAGTCGCTTGCAGGTCCGCAGCAGAAAAATCTGATAACAGAGAAACAGTTATATAATTCTTTAAAAGCACCGTATAAATGTCTTATTTCATCATCAGCTTTAGAATGAATATCTTCTAAAGGATATTTTTCTGTTGCACTTCTAAATTTTTCTATCATATTATCAACTTTATTCATAAATGAGTTTTCTTTGGCCTTTTCTTCTTCTGCTTTTTTTCTTTGGCGTTCTAATTCTCTGTCTCTCAAAGTAGTTTTTATGTCTTCTAGTATTTTTATTTCTACTATTAGAAAATTTGATAAATCTTGTCTGTTTTGTAAAGCTTCTCTGTATCTGTCATTAAAACTGCTTAGATTGTATATTTTATTGCCATATTTTTCAGCACCTTGTTCATATTCACGTCTTATTTTTGCCAAGGTGGCATTAATTTCTTTGTCGCTTAAACTCGCCATTGCAGACTCCTTTAAAAATATTTCTAATTTGTCATTACAATATATCGAAAACTATTATGTAGTATATTATACAATTTTTAAAAAATAAATCTAGTATAAAAAAATATTATGCTTTATGTTTATTAATATCATGCAATATTTTTTATCTTAAAAAGCAACGGTTTGTAGTCAAACATTATTTTTTCTGATTAAGTATTTGTATAAAAAACTATTTATCTATCATTATATTTAGTATTTCAATATCTGTGCCTTTCATACCTTCTTTAGCCATTCTTCCTATGCTGTCAATAGTAGCTTCAATATTATCTTTTACAAGACCGTCTCCAGATTTGAACACTTTTCCGTCTCTTGCTAAATTATAAGCAAGTATTCCGCAGTCAAGAGCCTCTGATATTTTTGAAGCACATGAAGATTTAGCACCATCACAAACCATACCGCCTATAGTACATAAAGCATTTGTAATAGTATCGCAAATAATTTTGTAGTCAGCATTATTTAGGTATGCTATACCAGAAGCAGCACCGGTTGCAGCACAAACAACTCCGCAGAATGCTGAAAGTTTACCTATATGTTTTTTCTGAAGTATTGCAATCAAA from Brachyspira murdochii DSM 12563 encodes the following:
- a CDS encoding tetratricopeptide repeat protein; amino-acid sequence: MHINKVLILLLLITLSLYPQTNEVFKYNRKNLSNAYRYYNAKNYKKAAELFEYEIENSPILKIEYFENLANSYMNLRDYTNMLKTARSGIIVNRFSPKLHFQKGYALYKLGDTNKAIEAIRYSISLDPNDAYMNNFLGLLYLYVEDYKQAESSFLKATVYSPNNVVYMVNLAATYERDRNFSSALNVYEEAYKVNPNYRGLGDSIVRVKGIINRISGKNTETDTEVNETAENKNISANQNINITYDEDVEAKPIEMDNIYTNEIYTNTIDTNNIIINTNNIITNSIITNNNIITNNINNISTNTASSTNIQNNTNN
- a CDS encoding DNA-3-methyladenine glycosylase I, yielding MNNICKWAKTDIEIKYHNEEWCRICHDENKLFEMLILEGMQAGLSWRCILNKRENMRKAFDNFDYKKIAKYDDKKIEELLNNKGIIRNKRKINALIVNAQKFIEVQKEYGSFDKYIWSFTNNKQIDNKLDDDSMLPARNELSDTISKDLSKKGFKFVGSIIIYSYLEAIGIINDHSVNCDFHKKIEYGK
- a CDS encoding cyclic nucleotide-binding domain-containing protein, translating into MHKYNTAHFKKSTIIYIKDQIPKDVFYIITKGKAISYGTFYYNIEFKQGDILGLVNILLNEPYFFNVKAMEDVEAIEVDIAEVIKTKNEELIIKIAENLDASFETWLGRYYMQLSKNKEISHIRTKEEIMNMADVYNKNGFKHIAYKLYNEYRKLFPENADDVKDKLSEITPIEEPQKNDDNVYYYKKGYCLYTELEYTNKLYIIKSGEIGIYNIVNLGQVTRAIYSKNSMIDGYKPVLQYQPLSTCAVALEDSYIKVLTKKELVNITEHDPELNLYYIKMVSVKIRNTILKMMVLSVDDILSKLLITLYYILKTEILPEDVNSVSLLYTLNDIKTLMNIKDVKLIERELNRVRGVSVSSDGYINITDMKSLIIEYRNCINRLSSTHHHSMMYF
- the glmM gene encoding phosphoglucosamine mutase; the encoded protein is MPTLKTSISGIRGIIGDGLDIRTIVDYTSAFACLFPKKAKVLVARDTRITGESILNAVASTLMASGINVIDIGITPTPTALYMVEKLKIHGGIMISASHNPIEWNALKLIGKGGHFLDEKAVNELMKLYEKKASRFVKALETGTYEKIDNAIEEHIKRILRWIDTDKIKKANFKVACDYVNGTGLFATPPLLKALGVKEVSINNELTGKFAHVAEPSAASMKSLSELVKKNKVNIGFTQDPDADRLALVLDDGTIISEEYTLALCAKYLWLVGKGNAAVNLSTSRMIDDLAKEKGYSVDRTKIGEINVSSHVVKNKLYFGGEGNGGIIVPAVTPGRDSLLGIALILELMAKTGKTITELVNEIPKYEIVKEKLEVSKIDEDNFLKQIKEEYPKAKITSIDGIKIDLEEGWLHVRSSNTEPIVRIIAEAKTKKEAKELINAAMDMIKGEKTSKKSSDNKASKSVKTKKDTKTKEVKTKK
- a CDS encoding sigma-70 family RNA polymerase sigma factor, producing the protein MIDDEFIKKKISEYKATKSIIALREINEHLSNYIYNYPRKVFGAYHEKALEFYSYYIERIDNIILKYNETDAKFITWLTYTLRTHYINFLDFKKRKEKYNKKEISMDAPLYKSLYEREAITLHDVLYETKSYSINEYIENYNDDGNIETIALNIFNYIEKEFKSRDSLAFFIHNLELFINFIISPLMKYFNIDYEEAYSIIEKARATYINKYNDILKQQDKIAKVNAQIEENNKRGIFTVHLASKKQDYIKKLHKIKINVPYGFIAKLLNITSNTVTKIINKIKTDLKENFKNLL
- a CDS encoding DUF721 domain-containing protein, which translates into the protein MHTIKNTLEEYSDNKLYQNINLASYIKISQKWNDIMGEVLSKICYPLFFRNAVLTIAVRDSVWANEIFMNRANIFKNIKKETNIEVAELKTRIGEISNKPAENSNNKSDIRKEPTKEHKEWMDKVIKEANIKDEKMKEMFYNILKYEDEDD